The window caccttttttgtttaaaaaactatgaaaaaataacaaggatttcacaagattttgaaatatggctttttaaataatatgtaatagaaatatgaaaagaaaataaggtgttagtgggcaatttttttcaatgttaatacatggataaaaccaggggattccgaaaatctggcaaaaaatcaaaatgttgaggagcaaacatccttaattcACAAGAAAATCCACTATAACATCGAATATCATATTAATTCTGCCACTATAACATCGAATATCATATTAATTCTGCCACTATAACATCGAATATCATATTAATTCTGCCACTATAACATCGAATATCATATTAATTCTGCCACTATAACATCGAATATCATATTAATTCTGCCACTATAACATCGAATATCATATCAATTCTGATTCCATTATAATCATCGCCCTACAAGTAGACATAGGagattatttaaataaaagtttattgaATTGAAATAAGGAAAGATTTGGatttttttagaattaaatgaAGGAGCTGAAATCATTCTCTAACACATATTAAAGGTTCATTTTTACGCGTAGTTTTTCGTTCCTTCTTGTAATTGAGTTCAGAGTCGTgggttgttgtttttgtttttgtttttatttttgcttttgaaCTAAAATTATTCTTCGGTTTTTCATGGCAGCCAAAATCATTCCTGTTCACACTCAGAGATCTCACCAGTGGTTTCTCGCAACCTTTAGttcaattaaatcaaaatttgaGTTCATCAAACATGTCTTAGACTGAACGACTTGTATGTAAACCTTATTTATCTTGTATACTCTACAtactcttttttatttttttattttcttgtttaacTGTTTTTTTCACTTAATTTGAGCAAGATCCTTGATACAGCGTAAACCGTTCCAACATTTGAGGACGATATACTAATATTCGACCTCTTTAAGCATGTTGATACAGCTTAACAGAATGTATAGGGCAAAACAtcctctttgttttttttttgttatgttaactggatctaagaatgaaaaaaatgttatacatccccctttttttaattaaaattctaaattcttATTGGAAATCGCGACCAAAATAAAGATATCTTAATATTGCCAGGCGTAAAGATTATGACACATGACAAAAATTATCCATGAACCTTGTCTTCATATTTCAGTCATTCAGACCGTGTCAACTTTGAATAGAAATAGATTGATGTGCTGAATAACTGTGAAGTAATAGGATGACAAGTACAAAACGTTTAAAGCATTATAGATATACTTTCTCTCtttatttacaaagaaaaaaTGACATTCTATAGGGTGGTTATCTCTTATTCAAAACATCATCAAATACTTGTCAAATTTTATGACCATCATATTTCAACCTATTATGGTCGAATAAAATTTCTCATAGATAAAGTTATACGCCAATGCACATTTAAATCCTAGCCCTGTGAGATGCCTTATAACCGAtcggaattttgaaaaaaaggaggCAATACTTCGACGAAAGGATCATTTCTCACGTATCATTGGTTTTAAccgtacatgtacatatacactGAATTTGATGATATACGCATGTACAGCAAGTCCACGTGTCTGGCACAAGTATGAGACTTCTGAGCCATCTATTAAATAACATGCATATTTACCTGTAGCTTAATTACAATAACGTAGGTAAGCACTTTAACTTCATATTTTTCAGATGTTTGATGGATCTATTAACTTTTGCCTAGAGCTTAAACAGATCACTCTATAGACTGCTTTCACCATAtgataaattataaacaaaaatgctatatatatatatgtaatagttTTGGAATAAATACAACACTAAGGTTgctatttatttatctttatgttattttattttgctttaccATGTGCCCAGATTTCAACAAATGCCTTGACTAAACCTGCGATAGTCTGTTTGTCTCATCtccgctagccaagggttacgatccagtCCCTCCTCCTCGCAGGAGGGTACTGGATCGTAACCGTTAGGTAGCGAAGATGATTTGTCTAAAtttataatgaacaaaaatgctttttgggagaaaaaaagataaaaaaaatattgtaggtGACAATTTCATCGGTAATGAGATCAATTATACCCTGCATAATATTTGTTCTAGGACATTTGTAGCAACTATTGTTGAATGCAAAAGAGCTAATTTTTGATACCCGAATCTGGAGATCGTTTGAATCGTGTAATAAGATGTTTTACTCGTTATTCCTCACAATAGACCTTTCGCCAACCATCGTTAAAAAAGAACACCAACAAGACGTTTCAAGGCTTCGGAGGTTTTCTAGTTGTTTCATGCACTTCATACCcttttatattttccaatcaaCCATAGCGACAAATTTTGCAATACCATAAACTTTTAATTCATAGTTTTCGAATATGGTAGCATACATTTTTCGCATTTTTAATAGCTAATCAATTTAATAatgtcaaatgaaataattttaatctataaaccaaaattaaagtttaatcAAAATCCCTATAGCCTTTGTGTAAAGCACTGGTTAGAAGTATAAATattgtttcaaatattaaatatctcCTTACATAAAGATAATTCCATTAAATAGACAATTGCTACCAGTACATTCTTTATATAAATGTGTATAAATAATCAAAACACTATTCACATAAGTTAAGACCTGTTATATTTTAGTCTAATACAATGTGTTAAAAAGGGTACTTCAAATTTTTCTTGTTTAATCGCGGACAAGTATATGGTAAGTTGACAAATCCAATATTCTGTTCAGGAGTTAACAATAAAActattagattttttataaacaattttaagcTTGTTTGAAAATCAGTTTAGATCACTACAGTAAGCTAAAgcagtttaaatgaaaaattaggTGTCACTCCTGCTATAATAAGAAATGAATTAAAATGATTTAagctttacttaaaaaaaaaaaaaactattgggTGGCAAAGATTTAAACATTATCATCGGGGTTTTACACACTTTTTAGATCTGAGTGACTGAATAACAGATCTTTCTTATATTTATAGTCTGAGAGATTTATCCAGTGACGGTAGTCGTCCGCCTGAACCAAATTCTAGTGTACACGGCTTTAGTTCAggaaaatgtttttcttcaaaagaGCACAAACCATGCACACAAATGTTATATTCAAATTTTGTCTTTGGCAATTCATAATTTTACTAtaacaactctacaacagaaACATGTGATTCTCAAACAAGAAAAACTCTCTCCGTATGTTGCTTTGCCTCGTCGAGTCTTCTGAAACGTTGAGCAAACATTCCTCTATATATGTCAGCTTGGTGTCATTCTATTCCATCCAGACCCCTTTGATGTATATTTATCATCCCAATCGGAGAGGTCTTGAGGAGTAACAAGTGTCTAACATGTGACTCGGTTAAGACACCAACTGTTTATCattttaccaataaaaataacacttttgGTACGGAGGACAATTTACAAGTTATCAATTACACGGATTACgcatataaaagatataacacACAGGGGAATATTGAAGTAAATCATTTTTCAAAAAGGATAGAAATGACTTGATTGAATATAGATTAAAATCTGAAATACGGAGCTTGCTCTATGACATAGAATTTTTAAGTTTACGATAGACttatttaaattagttttcaactTCATAAATGAGTGGATTTATCTCTTTTTGATATTTAATAAAGTTTGATTCACTCTGCCAATCTTGAGAAGTATGGTTACCTGTTTCTCAGtttattaacatgtttaatgaaatgTAAAGAAGTCCGTTGATAGTTACACTTAAGCTGATAAATTCTATCAAACTACTGAAATATTTGCACGAGGTAACTTCGTTTAAGGTAAGATATTTATGGTTGTATATTTTTGTCAGTAAATTGATTTACAACCACAAGATGATTTTCAAACAAGAAGGTGTAagaattttaattatatatttcgTCTTTGTGTTTCTAAGAAACGTTATTTATAAATCGATATTATTTAAgataatgttaaaatattttcattgtcagatattttatataatatttcataaaatattcatgtatattgtatcattgtcttcttttttctatattttcttcTTTTCGAAAGTACATTTTTTACCGTAAATCTGCTTCTTATGGAATAATTTCTATTGACAACTGAGGTACTATCAACATATTCTGTAATGATACAGAAATGTTCTGCATTATACACTCAGAAAAAAGttttccttacataaaaattccaattttttatacatttatgttttttaCTCATAATGTCTTCATATGATTTTGATTTATGTTTAAACGATTAGAACTCATATTGTTCAAACGGCACCATAGTCGAATTAAGCATTGCCATTGTTTTTTGAAAGATAGGTATATTTATCCCATTTCCCCTGCAACTGCAGCATTTAGAGTATTGCAGCATTTGGAGTATTTTAAACAACCCCAAGGAAAAAACTACTGCAAGCTCTATTATGTATTGCATTAATAAAGGAAAAGTTTTTGCAACCCAAAATACCAGCACTATATTCAACACTTGGAAGCACCAAACTCCCATATAATTCGTACATATGCCCATGGACATTAACTACACTAACTGACATCGAAACGTAATTCAAAGTAATTACCTACAAATGTTTATTAATTCATATTCTAATCGgtcaactttttatatttttcacagAATGTCAAATTGCAAATAAAAAAGATCTAAAAGGTAGAAGAAAACGTAACATTTATTGTCATATCAGTCCCTTCAGAGAACGATTTTAAAAATGAGATATCAATTACTATAAACGACATAAACTGTCGGTTTATCAATTATGTATTTGTACTAAAATTAAATGCACACTTGACCTTAGAATGTTTGGCTACTTTATTAAGCCTATTGGTTTTggtatagaaataaggagatgtgatatgattttcAACGAGACAACTATAACAATCCACCATAAGACTACAATTTACTCTACGGCCTGCAACAAAGAGCAAGACGATCCTTACGATGACCTTTATAGCTGCTTACATTCACGTCCTTTGGTTTCTGTAGAACTGTTATACAGTATTTAAAGTAAGCTATATACAAGAATTTTATACACATTTCATGTTAAAGGCTCCCCAAACCTTTCAGTCTCGAGAGTATTCTAGAAACAAGCAATGTACACAtctttttttaacagaaattagCCTCGGTTTCATCCTTCAATATGAAATGCATTTGCTGTCTCGATTATCGCGGCTGATGCATCCATATAGCAAGGGTGTTTTCCTTGTGGAagtgttttgtgtttttaaacaaacgtatttacgagttttgaaccgGTGTGGCAACATTCATATACTTAGTAAtacgtataaaaaaatgattgCGGTTACCAAATAAAACAGGACATTCAACCATttcgaaatattttattttcagatataaAGATGGTAGAAGACAAATCAGTTTTGCTATGCTTACTTGGACTGTTGTCGACTTCATACGCATTTGATGTACCAAAAAGAAACTGTGAACTGAAGCCTGTTGATGAGAGCTTTGCTAAATATATGGATAATCCTGGAATAACattgaatgaattttatttcaaaatgaagaACTATTCTCAAGATCCTTTATATCATAATACGGGAGAGAATTATAAACTTTGGCGGTGGCATCGAACTAGAACTCAGCATGGACGCACTTTACTCATGTTATCGTTTCATTATGATGTTCTTTCAATGACAATATTAACTATCGGTGTAGAACCTTCAGAAGTGCTACTGCAAGACAACCCGTTTGGTTGTTTCGGTAACATAACAGTTGATGAAAGGGGGGATTTATTACGAGAGCTAATACTCAATGACTTTTATGTTACTAAGAAAACTAGTTCTCAGATTGAATATGAATCTCATACAATGAGAGTTGTGTTTGCATGTAACTCTGTTGTCAAAAATTACCACGGGTATGGAAAGTTTATAAATAGATGTTGTAATTTAGAACCTAACGGACAGCTATTGTGTACTGATCAAGTAGAAGACGCTTGGATAACTTTGTTATATGTCTGCATAACGCTTGTAAAAGTTATGGTATTTTTATTTGGGCCGCTTATGATACCGAGTCATATGTATGATGTGTCCTACATGGCATCACAGTATGTTGTTAAACTTCAACAGGAACTTAAAATGAAGTTGTTTGTCACCGAAAGTGCTCAGACTTCTGTACGATACAAAACAAGATTAACAATACAAGATATATCAGAATGGACCAAATTCCAAGAAGTGTTAGGGCAATTTCCCATGGATGAAGTTATTCCAATCAAAATTcaagaattgaaaataaaagttaaaggaaAACGAGTAATTCCAGAAAACGAACCTCCAACGGGTCTATTGAGAACCCTTTTTGATAATCTAGTGCGATGTAAGGTTAAAACCTTGGACCCATTTAACGAATGTTGTGACCGTAGTGTGTATGCCAAGTTTGAACCGCAGTTTAAGCATAAATGTACTTGGCACATGTGCGCTCAGACTTTTATCCGAGTACTTATGGTATTTTTAATACCTATTCCATTTTATATGAGAATATTTCTGTATTATCAGTTCGAAGAAGGGGAGCTTTTAAATCGACGTAATTTTTCAAAATCCCAAGGTTTATCTGAATATTATGACTTttacagaacaaatattattcaACATTTATCACCGACACATGGTATATTTATCGCTGcttatgtgttttattttctagctTTTGTTTCCATCGCACTTCCAAGTAAGAGAGTGAGTGAAAAAGTCAAATCAATCGCGCGATGCTCATTTCAAGACATGCTTAATGTTGAAAGAACCAGTGTTCTTCAAGTATTGCTTAGAATTGGACTATGGCCCTTCAAAAACTGGGGTCTACTCGCCTTATTAACGGCACCTGTGTACACATGTGTGATGGCGCCAGCATGTTCTTTAATCTTTGCAGTCTATTGCTTACCGACTGTTTATTTAACATACAGACTTTTCTATCATGCTAGAAATAAAATTGACTACAAAGAACAAAATGTGGACGACGAATCGCCATTGATAACACGTAAACCGAGTGTggttaaaattaagaaaataaaaaagaacataacGAAAATAGACAAAACGGTTCATAAACGGCTAATGTCAATATCAGAAAATGAAGAACATATATTTCCTTGTACATGGGGAAGTGGGACAATTTATAACCTTCGGAGATTTATGGTTCAGATTTTAGTAGGTGTTTTTTGTGTATCGTGTTTATACTCATTTATTTTATTGGCTGTAGAGGCAACTGGTATATTTGTAGAAATAATGGCGTTTACCATGATGGGCATCATAGTTAATGCTGGGAGTACTTTACGATACGTTTCAATGGCATTGTTAGTCTTAGTGTATATGCATGATTGCTATAATAatgtttatgaaagttatttGACGTTCAATAAAGCCGTTATAGATGATATCATGGACCGAGTAGAAGATCTTAAAACGGTTGCTAGTTTGCCATCCAGTATGCAAGAAAGCATTGGATTTACTGTGAAGCCGGTTGAGGCAGTTGATCGAATTCCAACTGCATTTATGTTTGACAAAACCGAACCAAGATGGCGAATAGGCCATCTTTTATTGTTTTTGGATTCATTTGACACTCCGAGAATACCACTTCGACTTTTTAAAAAGTTGTGTGAAGTGAGGGTACATGGAGCTCCTGGACCAGTGTATATAAATTTACTTCGAGCAACTGGtaaattttttattatagtgGTGTTTTTATTCTTTGTTATGATTGTGGTCATGGCATTTGGGAACGTGCATCAAATCTCATCAACCAATCAAACGCTAGCTACACTAGCTGGCGGGTTTGTTCCGATGCTTTTGAAAAACATTTTACCTCGTAAATCTGTAAAATTAAACCTTAAGACTTTGAGCTTTAAGGGGCAGATAGATGAAGTTATTTGCGAATTTAAACAAAATTGGCCAGTTTGTGATCTGGTGATTGAAAAAGACGAACCAGAACCGAAAAATGACGATGAAGACCAGACTAGTGATATTGCTGATGAAAAAATTGGAAGTCCAGAATTGAAGCGTAAAAAAAGCTGTGAATCTATTTTAGATGCCAAGCCGGAAGACAAGGAAAAAGAAAAGGAGAAAGAAAAaccaaaagaaaacattttagaaaagtaCATGAAAGAGAACGCTGAGTGGAAAAATAAAGACAAAGATAAGAAAGACGGCAATGGAACAGACGATAGTGCACGCAATTCAATAGTAGACGAGAATTTTGTTGATCTGTTCGTCGATCTCAGTGTAGCCGAAACATCAGTACCATGGCAGATGCATGGCTCCACAGAATCGATAGCTTCTGCTTCAATGCTCCCCGACTCGGACTTTGTAACAATGGAATCCTCATTTACAGATACAATGCCACAAATCACAGTAGTT of the Mytilus galloprovincialis chromosome 8, xbMytGall1.hap1.1, whole genome shotgun sequence genome contains:
- the LOC143085528 gene encoding uncharacterized protein LOC143085528, which gives rise to MVEDKSVLLCLLGLLSTSYAFDVPKRNCELKPVDESFAKYMDNPGITLNEFYFKMKNYSQDPLYHNTGENYKLWRWHRTRTQHGRTLLMLSFHYDVLSMTILTIGVEPSEVLLQDNPFGCFGNITVDERGDLLRELILNDFYVTKKTSSQIEYESHTMRVVFACNSVVKNYHGYGKFINRCCNLEPNGQLLCTDQVEDAWITLLYVCITLVKVMVFLFGPLMIPSHMYDVSYMASQYVVKLQQELKMKLFVTESAQTSVRYKTRLTIQDISEWTKFQEVLGQFPMDEVIPIKIQELKIKVKGKRVIPENEPPTGLLRTLFDNLVRCKVKTLDPFNECCDRSVYAKFEPQFKHKCTWHMCAQTFIRVLMVFLIPIPFYMRIFLYYQFEEGELLNRRNFSKSQGLSEYYDFYRTNIIQHLSPTHGIFIAAYVFYFLAFVSIALPSKRVSEKVKSIARCSFQDMLNVERTSVLQVLLRIGLWPFKNWGLLALLTAPVYTCVMAPACSLIFAVYCLPTVYLTYRLFYHARNKIDYKEQNVDDESPLITRKPSVVKIKKIKKNITKIDKTVHKRLMSISENEEHIFPCTWGSGTIYNLRRFMVQILVGVFCVSCLYSFILLAVEATGIFVEIMAFTMMGIIVNAGSTLRYVSMALLVLVYMHDCYNNVYESYLTFNKAVIDDIMDRVEDLKTVASLPSSMQESIGFTVKPVEAVDRIPTAFMFDKTEPRWRIGHLLLFLDSFDTPRIPLRLFKKLCEVRVHGAPGPVYINLLRATGKFFIIVVFLFFVMIVVMAFGNVHQISSTNQTLATLAGGFVPMLLKNILPRKSVKLNLKTLSFKGQIDEVICEFKQNWPVCDLVIEKDEPEPKNDDEDQTSDIADEKIGSPELKRKKSCESILDAKPEDKEKEKEKEKPKENILEKYMKENAEWKNKDKDKKDGNGTDDSARNSIVDENFVDLFVDLSVAETSVPWQMHGSTESIASASMLPDSDFVTMESSFTDTMPQITVVNGDRI